A segment of the Vibrio sp. YMD68 genome:
CCCGCTCGTCCTTTAGGGGAATGACGCCTATCTGATGTGACTTTCATAGAAGGACACATAGGAGACGCTGTATCGTAATTGAAGCACAATCCGTTGCCATTACACTCCATCGCTTGCTTGAAGCTGTCTCTCACTTCAATGTCGATTTGACGGTCATAATAGCCACGTTTGGTGTCTGATACCTTAACGAGCTCGGCATCACTGTCTAACGGTGTACATACCTTACCTGGGTTCATTTTATTATGTGGATCGCAGGCTCTCTTGACGCGGCGAAGTTCTTGGAAAAGCACCTCACCAAAAAACTCAGGCCCATATTCAGAGCGATAGCCTTTACCGTGCTCACCCCACATCAAACCGCCATACTTAGCCACCAACTGAACCACTTGGTCCGATATTTGATGCATTAATTGCTCTTGTTCTGGATCGCAAAGATCTAAAGCCGGTCGAACATGCAATACACCCGCATCCACATGCCCAAACATCCCGTAATTGAGCTGATTGTCATCGAGAAGTTGGCGGAATTCAGCAATAAAGTCCGCTAAATTTTCTGGTGGTACACAAGTATCTTCCGCAAAAGCGACAGGTTTTGCTTTGCCTTTTGCTCCACCGAGAAGACCCACGGCTTTTTTGCGCATATTGTAAATTTTGCCAATGCTCGATAAATCACTGCACGTTTGAAAGCCAATAATTCCCGCTTCACCGTTGGTGATCATGGCTTCAATCTTGTCACTTAATGCTTTAACTTGAGCGGCAACCTTTTGTTCATCATCGCCTGCGAACTCAATCATATTGATGCCAAGCATTTCTTTATTTGGCACTTCGCGCAAAAGATCACTCACGCTGTGCCATACAATATCTTGTTTCGCTAAATTGAGGACTCGAGAATCGATGGTCTCGACCGATAAGGCATCGGCTTCTACCATAAACGGGGCATTACGTAATGCCGCATCAAAACTGGAATACTTAACGTTAACCAAGGTGCGCGCTTTTGGGATTGGCGTGAGATTTAACTTAGCTTCAGTGATAAAAGCAAGGGAGCCTTCAGAGCCACACAACACGCGAGTGAAATTAAATTGCTCGCTCTCATCAATGGCGTTTTTTAAGTCATAGCCCGTTAGGAATCGATTGAGCGGCGGAAACTTATCGAGAATTTTTTCACGGTTATCGCGACAGACTTTCTCGGTAATATCAAGAGCCATCGCAGCTTGCGTCTGCGCTTGTGGTTGACCCAGAGACAAATCTGATTCCAATATACTTCCGTCTGAAAAGACCGCTTGAAGCGACAAGACATGATCGGAGGTTTTACCGTATTTCAGTGAGCCTTGGCCTGATGCGTCGGTATTCACCATTCCACCGAGCGTGGCGCGATTGCTGGTGGACAACTCTGGAGAAAAGAAATAGCCAAATGGACGTACGGCATCATTCAGCTGATCTTTTATTATCCCCGTTTGAACGCGAACCCAACCCTCTTTTTCATTTATCTCTAACACAGCATTCATGTGACGAGATAAATCCACCACAATTCCTTTGGTCAACGACTGACCATTTGTCCCTGTGCCGCCGCCACGTGGTGAAAATGTAATGCGCTTATATTCGGGTTTTGAACTAACCTTACCTATAAGAGCAACATCATTCGTTGTTTTAGGGTGTACAACCGCTTGAGGGAGTTGTTGGTATACACTGTTATCAGTGGCTACCGCCAAACGACTGGCATATTGAGACTCGATGTCTCCACTAAAGCCAGCCTGATGAAGTTCTTGTAAGTAACTGTGTACGACTGGGTCGACATCAGATTGAAATTGCAGTCTTGGTAACATGTGCTTCCTGCCCCTAAAGCGCTGATCCAATCAGCTATGGGTAATTGTATTTATTAATTTTTTAGAATCTGGTCACTTTACAACATTTGAAAACGTGATCAAAACAGATTCTCAACCAAAAAATACAACTAATGCTTTCTTTTTTAAAACGTAAGCTTAAAAATGAGCAACGCATTCAGCAAATAGCTTTGACTTAGAGTGATTAAATAATGAAAAAAAACAAAACGGTAACCACTGAGGATATCCTTCTAAAATTGTGTCAGTCAGTGTCTGGGGTACTGACCTCTGCGACTGATTCCAAGATTTCCTACTCAGCGATGGTTCAAAAAATTAATAAGACAAGCTTAAAACCTGACTTTGGCTGCTTTGTCCTTTTTGACGGTGGTTTTTCTGGACTGGTTGTCATTAACTTTACTGCTAAGGCCGCGCTCGAAATTTATACTAACTACATGCGTAACATGGGCATGCCTGAAGATGAACTCGCGGTACTGCATACCTCAGACGAGGTGGGTGATGTGCTTGGGGAACTCATGAATCAATTAGTTGGTGACTTCACCAATAAAATTCGCAAAGAGCTACAAACCAACATCACTCAGAACCAGCCAAAAATGTTGGCATTGAACAAACAAGTGAACTTGTCAGTAGATACAAACCTTGACCGACCTCAAGCGCGACGAGTCACGTTTTCTACCACTAACAACAATATCTTCTACCTTGAACTCGCTATGGATAAAACTGAATTTATTCAACTGGAAGAGTTCGAAGTTGCCGAAGATGAATGCCCGGATTCGATTCTAGAAGCCACTCAAAACAACATGGCCACAAAAAAAGAGAAAACAAACACGGTCGAAGACTCCATGGCCAGTGATTTGCTCGATGAACTAGGAATCTAGTCTATCTGACTATGATTAAGTAATCGTGATTAAGTGGCTGTTATTAGGTGACAGTTATTAAGTGACAGTCAACGTTAGCAAAACCTTACCGACTCCCTCTTTTTTGACGATACCGAATAGAGGGAGTTTTTAATTGAACGTTGAATACCTTCAATAGATTTGAATACGTCCGCTCGATTCCAAGCGTCTATTCGGGGGGTAATCCCTCTTCTTTTTCCCTCAAATCGCCAGATTATTTTAATCTAACGGGTATTTTTATCAGAGCGATTCAGTTTATAGCCATAAAAAGGTATTATGTCAGACTTTGTAAAAATCGCATCTGCCTTAAAATATCGATGAATAAACAGAAAGCTCTAAAGAAAATTGCTAAGTGCTTAGAACTGGGTAACTCAGCCAACGTTAACGAAGCCGCCAATGCCATCAAAATGGCGCACAGTTTGATGCTCAAGTATGGCCTTGATAAAGACGATATTGAGTTCATCAAGATGGGCAAAACACAATCATCGCACTTATTACCTGCAAATATTAGTTCGACATTATTGCGCGTTATTAGAGGTATCAACACCAAGTTTGGCGTTGAGGCGGTTTTACTAAACCATAAAGGCCTTAAACGCGCGGAATTTATTGGCGAAGCTGATCGAGCCATCTTTGCTGCGTTTGCGTTTGACATTATTTATCGAGAAATGAACGAACACACCGGTCAGTTCAGAAATAGTTTTTCTGGCAGCGGCACTTCATCACTTGAAGTGACACGTCGGGTCAATTCATTCGTTTCCGGTTGGGTTGAAGGCGCGTTAGAGAAGTTACCAACCATCACACCAGATGACGAATCCAATAACAAAATCAACAACTACATAGACAAAGAATTCGAAAATATCGATAGAGAAACCTTCAAGCAACAGCTAAAGGAGGCGATGAAGAACCTCACCGCAGACTATGAGGTAGGGCTTAAAAAAGGCCGTAAGGTCTCGGTTAATCGCCCAATTGATGGTGCACAAGCGCCAAAACAATTGAAATAAATTACACCCTGTGACGGTATCTTTGCGTGTATGCTTGATACTTGGTGGTATTGTTCGCAGGTAAGGCCATCTAATCTTATACTTAGCAATGGTGGCTATGCTTGTTTTAAAGCCAACCTTATTAAATCACAACGGAATGTGCTTATCTTGAAGTGGCTTCTCTCTCTATTATTATTGTTACCGAGCCTTTGTTTTGGCGACCCAATAGCTGATCTTACGCCAAGAGCGGAATCAAATGATGCCTTGGCTCAATTTCAACTTGCAAACCTGTATGCCAATTCCGCCTCCGAAACAGATCTTGAACAAGCTTTTTATTGGTATCAACAAGCTGCCTCCAATAACCATACGCAAGCGCATTTTACATTAGCTACGTACTACCTAAAAGGCATTGGAACCGAGCCAGATTTAACCCAGGCAGTATTTTGGCTTACTAAGCTTTCTACGACAGGTAATGTCGATGCTCAGCTAGCGCTCGCAACCATTTATGAACAAACAGCAGACCAAGTAGAAAACCTCGATATGGCCGAGATTTGGTATTTGGTGGCACAACCCAATAGTGAGCTTGCAGTTGAAGGATACAGCAGAGTCTTAGAAGCTAAATTCAACCAACGGAAAGCTCAACAAGTTTCTTCTCTTGACCAACTCGATATCGCCTTCGAGCCTCAGCAAACGGATGTAAACCACACCTCAGATCAGACGCCAGTGATAAACCATCATACCAATCCAACTTACATTCTGATCGTTTTAATCATCGTTGCAGCTTCCATCATCACCTTCTTATATAACCGACGTCGCCGAGCTAAGTCAGATCATGCAACTAAAGCAACTAAAGCAACTAAAGCAGAGAATGACCAAAAGCGGCGGCTGATTGAATCAAACCAAGCTCAAGCACTGATCATCAAGCAGCAAAAAAAACAGATCGAAACGATTTATAGACAATTTAAAAAATTACAACAAGCATCACCTAAAAATGCCAACGACCAGAAACTGAACACTGCCTGCGCGATGTTTGGATTCACTTCGACAAAACTACCCGATCAAAAAACGATCAAAGTTCGTTACAAACAACTGTCCAAATTATACCACCCAGATTTGCGTGGAACGGATGATGAAATGAAACGATTAAATAATGCGCTAAAAATCATACTGACACACATTAAGTAACGCCACTCCAGGTTAATTAAATGTTACATTTAGGTGTCTTGTTTTGAGGGCCAACGATAAAATCCTCACCACGCAAGCGATCCCTCTCTCAAGGATGTAACAAACAATTAACCTCACTTCCTTTTATATGTCATAATGTTCGCAGAAAATTGAAAGTGAACTTCACTTTAGAAGGAGAAAATAATGTTCAGCTCAGAAGGTACTTGTGACTGGTGTAAAAAACCAAGCGCCCTTACCAAACTTAATTATATTGATGGAAAGTCTAACAATTCATGTGAAGACTGTTATGACCTTGCTTCATTGGATGTACGCGAATTCAACATTGCGGAACGTCAGCACCAAGAGCAGCACTGCGCACAGTACTAGACTACCCCTTCTTCTTTTCTACTCACTCTTTCACTGCCAACCAAAAGCTTTCACTAAAAAGTCACTTAACGTGGCTTTTTTAATTTCTGCCCTTTAAAACTGTCCTCTACCGATCATTAAACCATCTCAACACCCAACCTAAATCACATTTTGTTCATAATTGAAGCAACTTCTACTTGATCCTTACTCAAAATAAAACTACTGTATAGGCATACAGCATGTATATAAGGACAGGGATATGTTGCAAATACAACCTAATCAGCACTCTAAGTACAACACTCTTGCTCAGCCAACAGCTCCAATGATGATCGACGATTCAATCATGGGTCGGTTATCAGGTTTATCAAGTAGCCAGCAATGGATTCTATTTACGTCAGAATGCCCTCGTCCTGATTTTGAACAGTTTTCTTCATCGAAAATCAGCTGCAATAAAATTATTCATATGAAAGCATCTCAATCGATGACAGAACTAGAAACGGTGACAAAAGCCATTAAATCAGGCAACGCCAGTGCTGTTGTCGCTTCAAATAATATTGACCACGTTAACCAAGCCTTGCTCAAATCGTTAGCGTCGCTCCATGACTGTGAAGTATTTTTCGTTGAAGGCAGAGGCCAAAAGTATCACTAGTAAGTTCAACGAATTTTCGCACTCTTTTAGCGCCTCATTTTCGAGGCGCTTTTTTATTTTTTCTCGCTGTATCGATATACGATAGATTTTAAGCAAACGTTTGCTTTTTAAGTGTCGATGATAAAAAGTTCTGGTATGATGCGGGGCATATTCACAGCCTAAGCCCTACTGTTTGTAGTCTTGGGTTCCTTCTCAATCTGACGTTTAAAAAATAGGAATGTCTAATGAGCCTTGCTGATCAAGTTTTAGCCGTCAATGACGATTTACCCATCCGCACTAACAAGCCAGTCCACAGTGGCAAAGTTCGTTCTGTTTACTGGCTGACCGATGAAGATAGCCAGCGTCTAATTCAAGAAAAAGGGTACGACGTTGCTCCTGATGCACCGTTAGCTATCATGGTCATCAGTGACCGTATTTCTGCCTTTGATTGTATTTGGCATGCTGAAGGTGGTCTTAAAGGTGTACCAGGAAAAGGCGCTGCTCTTAACGCAATATCTAACCATTGGTTTGATTTGTTTAAGAAGAATAATCTCGCAGACAGTCATATACTGGATATCCCACATCCGTTTGTTTGGATTGTGCAAAAAGCAAAACCCGTCATGATTGAAGCCATCTGTAGAAATTACATCACAGGCTCAATGTGGCGTGCTTACGAGAAAGGTGAACGTGAATTCTGTGGTATTGAGCTTCCTGAAGGCTTAGAAAAAGATAAAGTTCTGCCTGAGCTTCTTATTACTCCTTCAACAAAAGGAATTCTTAAGGGTATTCCGGGAGTCCCTGAGGCGGATGATGTCAATATTTCTCGCAAGAACATCGAAGACAACTTTGCTGCTTTCAACTTCTCCACCTCAGACGATATAGCTCGATACGAATCCCTGCTTAAAGATGGCTTTTCTGTTATCAGTAAAGCGTTGGCCGATGTTGATCAGACGTTTGTCGATACTAAATTTGAGTTTGGCTATGTCACTGACTCAGCGGGCAATGAAAAGCTCATCTATATGGATGAAGTGGGCACGCCGGATTCTTCTCGCATTTGGGATACCAAAGAATATCAAGCAGGCAATATCGTCGAAAACTCGAAAGAAGGTTTCCGTCAATTCCTTTTAGGCCATTTTCCAGATCCAGATATTCTTCTAAATAAAGAACGCATGCCAGAAAGAGAAGCGTTGGCTCGTGATAACGCGTTGCCAAATGAAGCTCTCATGGATATCTCTAGAACTTATATCAGCATTGCAGAGAAGATTACGGGTAAACCTGTGCATCTCAGCCAAAATCCTAAGCAAGAAATTATCGATGTGCTGCGTAGCGATTACGGCCTTATAGATTAGGCCGTTTATTGATGAGGTTACTGAGACACTGCACTGTGCTAAAAGCTAAAAGCTAAGCATCAAAAGCACGATCCGCTCATCAATGATTAAAGCCTCTACAAAAAACGCCAGCAATTATTACTTGCTGGCGTTTCTATTTTCTACGAAATGATCTTGATATTGTATATACGCATAACTTTTGTCTGCGTATGTCTCTTAGAGCTTAAAGCGCCCTATTTCGTTTTGAAGTTCATTAGAAAGCGCCGACAATTCACCCGCTTGTATTGCTGCTTGATGCGCTTCCTCCGCGAGTTCGTTGGAGACATCACGAATACCCACAGTATTGCGAGAAATCTCAGAGGTCACCGTCGCTTGCTCTTCGGCAGCTGAAGCGATTTGTGTTGCCATATCACTTATCAGCTTCACTGATTGTTGTATTTGCTCAAGGCTTACTGATGCTAGGTTTGCATCTTCTACACTTGTTGTCGCGAGATCTCGGCTATCGTTCATTATATTTACAGCTTTGCTCGTAGTAACTTGCAACGTGTCAATCATAGTTTGGATTTCAGTCGTAGAAGCATGAGTCCGTTGGCTAAGTACTCTTACTTCATCGGCAACTACCGCAAAACCACGGCCCTGTTCACCAGCTCGAGCCGCTTCAATCGCCGCGTTCAGCGCAAGTAAGTTTGTCTGCTCTGCAATGCCCTGAATCGTAGAGATGATTGAGTTGATACTGTTAGCGTGTATCTCAAGCTCCTGCATTATTTGCGTCGCAGATTGTACTTCAGACTCTAGGCTATTGATTGAGTTATGCGTTTGAGTCACTCGATCGCTGCCATGAATACAGGCGCTCACCGCTTCTTCAGAATGTTTTGCGGTGTTATCAGCATTACCTGCGACCTCTTGAGTTGCAGCACCCATTTCATCAATAGCCGTGGCAACCATGTTAATGTCGTCTTGTTGTGAAACAATCCTACGGCTTCGTGTTTCAGATTGCGATAAGGTTGTTTTAGCCTGTAGAGATAATGAAGATGCTACTTCATTTAATTTACTCACAACGCTATGCATATTCCCAACAAACACATTGAAATCATTAGCTATCTTTCCTACTTCATCGTCATAGCGAGGTGTGATTCTCTGCGTGAGATCAGCTTCGCCACTAGCAATGTTTTCCATTGCTACTGAAACTCTAGTGAGATCATTAAATAAATAGTTGACCAATAAAGTGAGAATAATCATTACAAAGATTGCGACAAACAATGCAGTGACGATTAAGCTCTCTATTAACGAAATATTGCCCGCTGCTTCCGTTTCATAATCCATGACAATAGTGAAAATCCAACTGGTGCCGCTAACAGGATAAAAATACATCAGTTTTTCTTTTCCATTAACAAAAATGTGCTCTACTTGATTTGTTCGAATTGCACTACTAATGAAAGGCATAGAAAGCTGATTAGATAGCTGAGTTATTGGTTTGAGAGTTAAACTTTGGTCTGGGTGCGCTAAAAACGTCCCGTCGTTTGACTCAATAAGAGCCGCATAAGCATTATGACCGACATCTAGATTTATCACATCAGACACGAGCTGTTTGATCAGTACATCAGCACCTACTACGCCAGCCAATTTTGAACCTTGGTAAACGGGCTCTGCAATAGTGACCAGTAATTCATTGGTTATCGCATCTTGGTACGCACTGGTCACTATTTGTTTATTCTCTTTTAGCGCGTCTTTGTACCAAGGACGCTCTCTCGGATCATACCCAGCTCTATTCCGTTCAGGGTGCGAACGTAACATATCGCCGTTAACCGTACCGAAAAATATATCATCGAAACCACCTGAAATTCTTGCTTGTTTCAAGAAAGGGATAACATCTGGTTGTGTGCTGTTATAGTTAAACGCTGAAGAAATATTTTTGCGAATATCCACCCACTCTGAAATGCCTTCCGAAGCCGTTGCTGCAATGCTTTCTGATCGCGAGTAGATGTTCGATCTGGTTTCATCAACGAGCTTAAATCCAGACAGTGCGGTTAAAATGGTGGCCATCAAAACTACCGACGCGATGCTACTAGCGGTGAGTTTACGCTTTAGTGTCAATTTCATATTGTTTCACATTAGACTTATAAAACCCGAATAGTACAGATAACTCTTGGCACTTTCACTACAATTAATCTATTTTTTTCAATCTCATAAGTCTCTCTTATTCAATGTAATTATTATTAACTTTCACGCTTTATCAAACGCCAAATTGTTCACAATACAACCTACCAATTTACACATTAATTACATACGGTACGTCACTCTACACACCGATACAAAATGGTATACTATCGGGAAAATGACTCAACGGATTCAATAATGGAAGCTGAACTTCTCGAAATTCAAAACTTTCTTTCTCAACGCCCTCCATTTGATGATCTCCCTCCAGAAGTGCTGGAACACGTCACCAAACATGTCGAAATTTCCTATTTTCGTAAAGATACCCCCATCATTCACTTTGGCGATAACATCAATGATTTGTATATCGTACGTAGCGGTATCGTTGAAGTCTATCGTCGTAAAGGGGAACTCTATAATCGCATCGATGAGGGCGCTGTTTTTGGCCAAATGGGGTTGTTAACCAATAATAAAGTACGCTTTCCTGCTAAGGCTATTGAAGACACTCTACTCTATTGTCTTCCGGAGGCGATATTCCAAGAACTGTATGACAACCACGACTCTTTCGCTGATTTTGTGGAAGTAGAAGATAACGCCCGCCTTAGGCAAACCGTGTCCAGTACCGAAGATGATAACGACTTAACGACCTGTAAGGTTCGGACGCTACTCACGCGAGACGTACTTTTTATTGCCGGAACCGAAACCATTCAGCAAGCGGCCATTAAAATGGCTGAAGAGAATGTCTCTTCACTGCTTATTATTGATCAAAACAAGCTCGACAATGATGATAGCGATGAAAGCCCCGTTCTTGGAATCATTACCGATAGAGACCTCTGTACTCGAGTTATCGCTGAGGGATTAGACGCAAATGATGACGTTGCCAGCGTGATGACTACGGAAGTGATCTCTCTTGATCACAACGCCTACGTCTATGAAGCGATGCTGACCATGTTGCGATACAATGTTCATCATCTCCCCGTACTAAAAGATCGCCAACCCATTGGGATAATCGAAGCTACCGATATCGTTCGGTATGAGTCTCAAAACTCTCTTCTTCTTGTAAGCAGTATTTTCCAACAGCAAACCATCGAAGAGCTCGTCCAAATTTCTGAGCAAGTGAAAGACAGCTTTGTGCGCCTGGTCAACGAAGATGCCAATTCTCACATGGTTGGGACAGCAATGTCGGTTATTGGTCGTAGTTTCAAACAGCGCATCATCGAGCTTGCTGAGCAAGAACTTGGCCCTGCACCGATCCAATATTGCTTTTTAGCACTTGGTTCCATGGGTCGAGACGAGCAACTTATCGTCACGGATCAAGATAACGCCATTATCCTTGATGACAGCTACATTCCTGAAAAGCACAGCGCTTACTTTGAGAAGTTCGCTCGGTTTGTTTGTGATGGCCTTGCTATGTGTGGTTACACTCTGTGCACTGGCGACATTATGGCCACCAATCCCGACTGGCGAATGACACGACGCGAATGGGAAGAGTGCTTCTCTGATTGGATAGATGACCCCAACCCAAAAGCGTTGCTTAATTCCTCGATATTTTTTGATCTTGATGGTGTTTATGGTCGCTTAAAATGGGCGGAACAGTTGAATAGTTTTATCGTGCGCCGTGCAAAGAAGAACAATCGTTTTCTAGCGTGTCTCGCTCGAAATGCACTCAATCGAACGCCACCACTTGGCTTTTTTAAAGATTTCGTTATGGAAAAAGATGGTCGCCACAACAACTCCATCAACTTGAAACGCCGAGGTACGGCACCACTTGCCGATCTCATTCGCG
Coding sequences within it:
- a CDS encoding FAD-binding and (Fe-S)-binding domain-containing protein, coding for MLPRLQFQSDVDPVVHSYLQELHQAGFSGDIESQYASRLAVATDNSVYQQLPQAVVHPKTTNDVALIGKVSSKPEYKRITFSPRGGGTGTNGQSLTKGIVVDLSRHMNAVLEINEKEGWVRVQTGIIKDQLNDAVRPFGYFFSPELSTSNRATLGGMVNTDASGQGSLKYGKTSDHVLSLQAVFSDGSILESDLSLGQPQAQTQAAMALDITEKVCRDNREKILDKFPPLNRFLTGYDLKNAIDESEQFNFTRVLCGSEGSLAFITEAKLNLTPIPKARTLVNVKYSSFDAALRNAPFMVEADALSVETIDSRVLNLAKQDIVWHSVSDLLREVPNKEMLGINMIEFAGDDEQKVAAQVKALSDKIEAMITNGEAGIIGFQTCSDLSSIGKIYNMRKKAVGLLGGAKGKAKPVAFAEDTCVPPENLADFIAEFRQLLDDNQLNYGMFGHVDAGVLHVRPALDLCDPEQEQLMHQISDQVVQLVAKYGGLMWGEHGKGYRSEYGPEFFGEVLFQELRRVKRACDPHNKMNPGKVCTPLDSDAELVKVSDTKRGYYDRQIDIEVRDSFKQAMECNGNGLCFNYDTASPMCPSMKVTSDRRHSPKGRAGLVREWLRQLSEQGIDILDIEQKTLSGRLSIKSLLDRVRNRINKRHEYDFSHEVYEAMNGCLACKACASQCPIKVDVPSFRSRFLNLYHTRYQRPAKDYLVANIETMLPLMAKAPKVVNAAIRQPWVQSLTEKSVGYVDTPLMSVPTLASQLDKSHKFDLQRLAALSKQEKSNHVLIVQDPFTSFYDAEVVADFIALVSKLGKTPILLPFKPNGKAQHIKGFLQQFASSAKNTATFLSLVADLDIPLVGVDPALVLCYRDEYTEVLGKDRGDFDVLTVHEWLLPRLADIEARTSTAKPSTAVNEPWYLLAHCTEKTKMPNAEKEWGEIFTHFGATLNTVPVGCCGMAGTFGHEKDKLEMSKDIYALSWKPRLQDLPSDRCLVTGYSCRSQVKRFEQVKVKHPLQALLDVVDR
- a CDS encoding DUF3334 family protein; translation: MKKNKTVTTEDILLKLCQSVSGVLTSATDSKISYSAMVQKINKTSLKPDFGCFVLFDGGFSGLVVINFTAKAALEIYTNYMRNMGMPEDELAVLHTSDEVGDVLGELMNQLVGDFTNKIRKELQTNITQNQPKMLALNKQVNLSVDTNLDRPQARRVTFSTTNNNIFYLELAMDKTEFIQLEEFEVAEDECPDSILEATQNNMATKKEKTNTVEDSMASDLLDELGI
- a CDS encoding DUF2786 domain-containing protein, with amino-acid sequence MNKQKALKKIAKCLELGNSANVNEAANAIKMAHSLMLKYGLDKDDIEFIKMGKTQSSHLLPANISSTLLRVIRGINTKFGVEAVLLNHKGLKRAEFIGEADRAIFAAFAFDIIYREMNEHTGQFRNSFSGSGTSSLEVTRRVNSFVSGWVEGALEKLPTITPDDESNNKINNYIDKEFENIDRETFKQQLKEAMKNLTADYEVGLKKGRKVSVNRPIDGAQAPKQLK
- a CDS encoding J domain-containing protein: MLILKWLLSLLLLLPSLCFGDPIADLTPRAESNDALAQFQLANLYANSASETDLEQAFYWYQQAASNNHTQAHFTLATYYLKGIGTEPDLTQAVFWLTKLSTTGNVDAQLALATIYEQTADQVENLDMAEIWYLVAQPNSELAVEGYSRVLEAKFNQRKAQQVSSLDQLDIAFEPQQTDVNHTSDQTPVINHHTNPTYILIVLIIVAASIITFLYNRRRRAKSDHATKATKATKAENDQKRRLIESNQAQALIIKQQKKQIETIYRQFKKLQQASPKNANDQKLNTACAMFGFTSTKLPDQKTIKVRYKQLSKLYHPDLRGTDDEMKRLNNALKIILTHIK
- a CDS encoding SulA-like leucine-rich domain-containing protein; protein product: MLQIQPNQHSKYNTLAQPTAPMMIDDSIMGRLSGLSSSQQWILFTSECPRPDFEQFSSSKISCNKIIHMKASQSMTELETVTKAIKSGNASAVVASNNIDHVNQALLKSLASLHDCEVFFVEGRGQKYH
- a CDS encoding phosphoribosylaminoimidazolesuccinocarboxamide synthase, with product MSLADQVLAVNDDLPIRTNKPVHSGKVRSVYWLTDEDSQRLIQEKGYDVAPDAPLAIMVISDRISAFDCIWHAEGGLKGVPGKGAALNAISNHWFDLFKKNNLADSHILDIPHPFVWIVQKAKPVMIEAICRNYITGSMWRAYEKGEREFCGIELPEGLEKDKVLPELLITPSTKGILKGIPGVPEADDVNISRKNIEDNFAAFNFSTSDDIARYESLLKDGFSVISKALADVDQTFVDTKFEFGYVTDSAGNEKLIYMDEVGTPDSSRIWDTKEYQAGNIVENSKEGFRQFLLGHFPDPDILLNKERMPEREALARDNALPNEALMDISRTYISIAEKITGKPVHLSQNPKQEIIDVLRSDYGLID
- a CDS encoding methyl-accepting chemotaxis protein translates to MKLTLKRKLTASSIASVVLMATILTALSGFKLVDETRSNIYSRSESIAATASEGISEWVDIRKNISSAFNYNSTQPDVIPFLKQARISGGFDDIFFGTVNGDMLRSHPERNRAGYDPRERPWYKDALKENKQIVTSAYQDAITNELLVTIAEPVYQGSKLAGVVGADVLIKQLVSDVINLDVGHNAYAALIESNDGTFLAHPDQSLTLKPITQLSNQLSMPFISSAIRTNQVEHIFVNGKEKLMYFYPVSGTSWIFTIVMDYETEAAGNISLIESLIVTALFVAIFVMIILTLLVNYLFNDLTRVSVAMENIASGEADLTQRITPRYDDEVGKIANDFNVFVGNMHSVVSKLNEVASSLSLQAKTTLSQSETRSRRIVSQQDDINMVATAIDEMGAATQEVAGNADNTAKHSEEAVSACIHGSDRVTQTHNSINSLESEVQSATQIMQELEIHANSINSIISTIQGIAEQTNLLALNAAIEAARAGEQGRGFAVVADEVRVLSQRTHASTTEIQTMIDTLQVTTSKAVNIMNDSRDLATTSVEDANLASVSLEQIQQSVKLISDMATQIASAAEEQATVTSEISRNTVGIRDVSNELAEEAHQAAIQAGELSALSNELQNEIGRFKL
- a CDS encoding putative nucleotidyltransferase substrate binding domain-containing protein produces the protein MEAELLEIQNFLSQRPPFDDLPPEVLEHVTKHVEISYFRKDTPIIHFGDNINDLYIVRSGIVEVYRRKGELYNRIDEGAVFGQMGLLTNNKVRFPAKAIEDTLLYCLPEAIFQELYDNHDSFADFVEVEDNARLRQTVSSTEDDNDLTTCKVRTLLTRDVLFIAGTETIQQAAIKMAEENVSSLLIIDQNKLDNDDSDESPVLGIITDRDLCTRVIAEGLDANDDVASVMTTEVISLDHNAYVYEAMLTMLRYNVHHLPVLKDRQPIGIIEATDIVRYESQNSLLLVSSIFQQQTIEELVQISEQVKDSFVRLVNEDANSHMVGTAMSVIGRSFKQRIIELAEQELGPAPIQYCFLALGSMGRDEQLIVTDQDNAIILDDSYIPEKHSAYFEKFARFVCDGLAMCGYTLCTGDIMATNPDWRMTRREWEECFSDWIDDPNPKALLNSSIFFDLDGVYGRLKWAEQLNSFIVRRAKKNNRFLACLARNALNRTPPLGFFKDFVMEKDGRHNNSINLKRRGTAPLADLIRVHALAVGSRSTNSFERLDDIIDAGILPKGRAQDLRDAMEFISMVRIRHQAIDVENEIEPDNNIEPENLSDFERRNLKDAFQILSNAQNFLKFRYQASSSFK